The Mercenaria mercenaria strain notata chromosome 1, MADL_Memer_1, whole genome shotgun sequence nucleotide sequence ttttgaccctacatgacccattttcgaacttgacctagatatcatcaagataaacattctgaccaatattcatgaagatctcatgaaaaatatggcctctagagaggtcacaaggtttttctatttttagacctactgacctagtttttgaccccacgtgacccagtttcgaacttgacctagatatcatcaaggtgaacattctgaccaattttcatgaagatcttgtgaaatatatggcctctagagaggtcacaaggtttttctatttttagatctactgacctagtttttgaaggcacgtgacccagtttcgaacttgacctagatatcatcaagatgaacattctgaccaactttcataaagatcccatgaaaaatgtgacctctagagtggtcacaagcaaaagtttacggacgcacggacggacgacgtacaccgcgcgatcacaaaagctcaccctgtcactttgtgacaggtgagctaaaaatagaaaaaccttttgacctctttagaggccatatttttcaatggatgttcatgaaaatttgtctgaatgttcaccttgatgatatctaggtaaagttcgaaactgggtcacatgcggtcaaaaactagatcattaggtcaaataatagaaaaaccttgtgacctctctagaggccatatttttcaatggctcttcatgaaaattggtcagaatttttatcttgatgatatctaggtcaagttcaaaactgggtcacatgagctcaaaaactaggtcactatgtcaaataatagaaaaaacgacgtcatactcggttcaaaactgggtcacgtggggacaggtgagtgattcaggaccatcatggtcctcttgtttaagatacagcctttaaatttaaatgacatACACAGTTTGCACACCGATTGTacaactgaatttcattgaccatgaatgtgacctactgactttcttaatattttatttgaaacatgtggctcatattactcaggtgagcgatccagggtcgtcatgaccctcatgtttaagatacagccttgaaatttggatgacatagacagttttgcacaccgatctttaaactgactttcagtgaccatgaatgtgacctactaacgtactttcttaatactttagcatcagtttgccatttgaaaggTGTGGCTCTTATTACTTAGTGAGTGATTCAGGATCATTATGACCCTCTGGTTTTGGTTTTTGACAGATTGATTGGGAAgtacaagagttatggccatttaCACTTGCATAGTTATCAAAAAATGGTAATCTTTGCAAACCATTTAGTCCATTTATGCTCAATTCAGTGAAGAATTAGGTCTCCCCCAACCCtgttttgccctgtctgtccataTGGCACACTTCATTTCaagtcaataactagagaaccatttgacctaaatccttcaaacttcataggatggtagggctgctagagtaacAGACCCTTactgtttttagggtcactccatcaaaggtcaaggtcacaggggcctgaacattgaaaaccattttcgatcaataacttgagtaccacttgacccagaatgttaaaacttcattgtatgattggtcatgcagagtagataatccctattgattttgggggtcactctattaaaggtcaaggtcatgggggcctgaacattggaaaccatttcagatcaataacttgagtaccacttgacccagaatgtttaaacttcataggatgattggtcttgcggagtaaatgaccccttttgtttttggggtcactctgttaaaggtcaaggtcacaagggcctgaacattgaaaaccatttccgatcagtaacttgagaaccacttgatccagaatgttgaaactgcataggatgattgaacatacagagtagatgacccctatcgattttggggtcactctgttaaaggtcaaggtcacaggggcctgaacatggaaaaccattacgatcaataacttgagaaccacttgacccagaatgttgaaacttcataggatgattgaacatggtgagtagatgacccctatttatttttgggtcagtctgttaaaggttaaggtcacaggggatcatttccggacagtaacttgagaaccacttgacctagaatgttgaaacttaatcggatgattggacatgcagagtagatgacccctatttattttgtggtcacttgatcaaagatcaaggtcacaggagcctgaacagtaacttgagaacaactagGCCAaggatgttgaaacttagtgggatgactggacatgccaagtaggtgatccctattgcagccaaccatcagtgtctctttgactttcgttcctgactcctattgacttctttcctatacgactttgcattgggggagacatacacttttttacaaaagcagcTTCTAGTTTGATGTTGCAACTAAACTTGGTACATAGTTGACTTTCTTTGAGTTTTCAGCACACTGACTTCAATTAGTAAGGGATATTGCAGTGTATAGGAAAATGGCATGGAGGCAAAATTACTTTTCCAGTTCAGGTTGTCATGGGCAAGCTCAAAggtttcttaaggtagttctgcacattcgaTAAACCAGAAGTTCTAGTGTAACATCATTTAtgcggaaaacgtagaataaagcctggattcggcatacggaaatgaaaatcattttatgaattaatggcaacctgtgagtaaatttttttacaatggcactgctactatctttctaaagttaaaatgtgatatttaaatATCTGACAATTgtggtcaaatatatcaaagataAGCACaaagacctatacattttatttcaccacattgaaggccgtatgtttatttacaactgtgagaagtttcattacaatctacattgtagaaaaaaattctatatgggaaaatgttatgaaaaattgcctgaggtccaaatttttctaATCactctagcaaaaaatcaagtacattaccttattttttttatttgctatattttttaagtatattctgaagttttgaaaaataaagagttttatcaaattctacattgtagaaaaaatttcaatccgagcgtgcagaactactttaatacATAAAGTAGAAACAAGATCTTTTTTGaaacttatgttgttgttttttttttattttaaattaacagTACTTTTAAAGGGACATATTTATTAACAACAAGTTATAAAAACATTCTTAAGTGTCGAGTATTTGTTCAACTTGtgaaaaacattgtgtttgtCAACAATGCTGAATAGATCAATGaagtttaacaatatttcagCAAGATATTTCCTTATACTCTTCATGCTTTTCATTTCATCTGCACACACTTTCCCACCACCAGAGATATCCAGACGTCTTGCACTGTAACAAACAGCCTTTTCCATAACAGTCGTCATCAGTGTCACAGTTTGTTCCCATCACTGCACTACACTCCAGAATACTGTACTCTGTAGCTTTCTTCCGACTGAGTTTTTCCCTCTCATCTAAAGCTTTTTCAAGTAATATTTTCACTACTGGTTTCATATCCGGGTCTGATGTCTCATATTTTTGATACAATTCCTCCACCAAACTGTCTAAATCCTGTTCTAGTTTGTTTAacctttgtttatttatttgcatttgtCCAGAAATCGCTCTAGCTCgttttgtataaatattaaacAGGTTGTTATATGTTTGAAGAATTTTGTAAGCAATATTTTGCATGTTGTCCACTGATGATAAAGAAATTGATCTAGCCATGTTTATCAGTCCAGTCATGTTGAACCAAATGgtgctgtaaaaatgaaaaataatgtcaAGTGGGTATCTTAAAATGAAGTAAGTCCTGtatgaataaaaaatacagtaTTTGCAGTGTTTTCTTATGTATATCTGTCTTTTATAACTGAAGTTTAGGGTTAAGAAGAGGAAACAGAGCATACattatatgagctgcgccatgagaaaaccaacatagtgggtttgcgaccagcatggatccagaccagcctgcgcatccgcgcagtctggtcaggatccatgctgttcactaacagtttctctaattactgtaagctttgaaagcgaacagcatggatcctgactagactgcgcggatgtgcaggctggtctggatccatgctgttcgcaaacccactatgttggttttctcatggcactgctcatttATACTTTTACTAAAAACCTGGTTATTACCGTAGATTGACAATGTCGTTGGGCAGACAGGCGTATAGATGGGTAGCATTGAGTTTTCGTTCCcattcaattatttatttttgggtTGAGATATTGAAATTGACCATTGCCTATAGATAGCCCAAAGAAAGACAAAGGCTTAAACTGGAATATGTgaatcaaggtcaaggtaactgtttctgaaaatagtaaaaagaaGACAGTTTATGCTCATGAATTTTAGTTTGGATTGATAATCTGAAATTTGACACAGCATATAGATAGCTTAGAGAAATAACCAAAGTTGGGATATATATGGGGTCAACTTCAAGGTCAGCACAATTTAATTACGCTGCATACCTAGAAAATTCTACTGTGGTGCaactaaaactaaaaatgttTACCAGTATATTAACATAGTTTTCAAGGAATGCCCACAtctcatgttttatttatttctgcagATAACTAGAAAAAGCCTTTGTCATGAAGTTCTTGTAACAGAGTCGACTGATACTTAATAATATTATTGAACTTGCAGTTTTAATATTCCTACAAAGTTTCAAGGCACTCTGATTTATAGTAggtttattaacccttaccctgctaaatttctataatgaacttgtccatgtttcaatttggacagaaccattaactgttaaaaggggtgttcgctgaaaatttactgactgaatagcgaacagtgcagaccatgatcagactgcacggatgtgcaggctgatcttggtctgcactggtcacaaaggcagaatcacttgccgccagcaagctaagggttaaacacTGTTAAATCATCTGATTTTCTTAGCATGAATTTTGTGGTTAAATGGGACAAAATGTTTATTACTGGTGGATTTCACCTTTCAGAGTTAGATTTTATGAGAAAGTGAAGTTggtatttaattttaatgaatTGATTACGAAACTCATTAAAATTAATCCCCAaggaaaattaatgatttcacagtataccgAAAAATTGATGGATTCAGAATTTGTGGATAACAGTTTACATATTGTGCAATAAGTATgcacacatttttaaaaagtccTCACCAATTTTGCTTTTCTACTTTGTTTTCCTGATGTCCTTCAAATTTTATAGTGTCTGATTTCTTTGTGACATGTGGATTGCCGTCTTCTATTTTGTTTCCATCTTTGTTGTTGTCCAATGTAGCTGAAGTATCAGCTAATCCTAAAATACAATTTAGTGAGAAATTGAAAAAAGTTCCCTAGTTCCATTATTaaatactaacatgttgaaacaGGAATAGCTATAATGATgatgtatattttttgtaaatatctttgtTATGTATTCTCCTTTATTATTCAATATTCCTGTATAGAAGGTAGAGAACCCCTAATGACTGCTGTGGATTTCTGTTTGA carries:
- the LOC123544152 gene encoding uncharacterized protein LOC123544152 translates to MRMHVHAYLLFCVILFARQLEGLADTSATLDNNKDGNKIEDGNPHVTKKSDTIKFEGHQENKVEKQNCTIWFNMTGLINMARSISLSSVDNMQNIAYKILQTYNNLFNIYTKRARAISGQMQINKQRLNKLEQDLDSLVEELYQKYETSDPDMKPVVKILLEKALDEREKLSRKKATEYSILECSAVMGTNCDTDDDCYGKGCLLQCKTSGYLWWWESVCR